One window of Vitis riparia cultivar Riparia Gloire de Montpellier isolate 1030 chromosome 5, EGFV_Vit.rip_1.0, whole genome shotgun sequence genomic DNA carries:
- the LOC117915377 gene encoding protein IQ-DOMAIN 14, which produces MGKKGSWFSAIKRVFIPNSKEKLVNGTERKNAKEKKKKGRDTHSFIPLFREPSSIEKILGDAEREQQNKIFLRPPTPSETPKVPTPVPPRVSSPRVTSPRAAASPRAAASPRAVASPRAVASPRAAASPRAASPRAFHHHKEVSYRPEPTLRNHHIAAIRIQTAYRGYMARRSFRALRGLVRLQGVVRGQNVKRQTTNAMKCMQLLVRVQSQIQSRRIQMLENQALQRQSQYKNDKELESSIGKWASSQPSEAGNNEDWDDSQLTKEQIEARLQKKVEAVIKRERAMAYAYSHQLWKATPKSAQASIMDIRSGGFPWWWNWLERQLPPANPPESQATKSILLTPTRPTPDLRPSPRPQASNYRQQSFGFDNLESLTPKSSKSAVPARAKTPPNRVPQANGSNLSRYPKPRASAADSTFDVPLRDDDSLTSCPPFSVPNYMTPTVSAKAKVRANSNPKERYPVTPSAESKRRLSFPLGQGIGSFKWNKGTLFSSKDSTSQRVIERHQSLQSTGNLSVDSTVSLPATVGRKPFNRFV; this is translated from the exons ATGGGAAAGAAAGGGAGTTGGTTTTCTGCAATCAAGAGGGTTTTCATACCCAACTCCAAAGAGAAACTAGTCAAC GGAACAGAGAGGAAAAATgcgaaagagaagaaaaagaaagggcgAGATACACATTCTTTTATTCCGCTCTTCAGAGAGCCAAGTagtattgaaaaaatattagggGATGCTGAAAGAGAgcagcaaaataaaatatttcttaggCCTCCAACGCCTTCTGAGACACCAAAAGTACCAACTCCTGTGCCTCCTAGAGTTTCCTCTCCGAGGGTAACTTCTCCAAGGGCTGCTGCTTCACCGAGGGCTGCTGCTTCACCGAGGGCTGTTGCATCACCGAGGGCTGTTGCATCACCGAGGGCTGCTGCTTCACCAAGGGCTGCGTCTCCTCGGGCTTTTCATCATCACAAGGAAGTCAGCTACAGACCCGAACCAACTCTCAGGAATCACCATATTGCAGCTATCAGGATCCAGACAGCATACAGAGGTTATATG GCAAGGAGGAGCTTCAGAGCACTCAGGGGTCTGGTGAGGCTACAGGGAGTTGTGAGAGGCCAGAATGTGAAGCGCCAGACAACAAATGCAATGAAATGCATGCAGCTGTTAGTGCGGGTTCAGTCACAGATTCAGTCCCGGAGGATCCAGATGTTAGAAAACCAGGCACTCCAACGTCAATCTCAATACAAAAACGACAAGGAACTGGAGAGCAGCATAGGCAAATGGGCCTCAAGCCAGCCA TCTGAGGCAGGTAACAATGAAGACTGGGATGATAGCCAGCTGACGAAAGAGCAAATAGAAGCTAGGTTGCAGAAAAAGGTGGAGGCAGTCatcaagagagagagagccatGGCCTATGCATATTCCCACCAG TTGTGGAAAGCCACCCCTAAATCAGCCCAAGCATCTATAATGGATATCCGATCTGGGGGATTCCCATGGTGGTGGAACTGGTTAGAACGTCAGCTCCCTCCGGCAAATCCTCCTGAAAGTCAAGCCACCAAGAGCATCCTACTAACACCCACAAGACCGACTCCAGATCTCAGGCCAAGTCCTCGACCCCAAGCAAGCAACTACAGGCAACAGAGTTTCGGGTTTGACAATCTTGAGTCACTCACACCAAAGTCCTCAAAATCAGCAGTACCTGCAAGAGCAAAGACCCCTCCAAATAGAGTGCCACAAGCGAACGGCTCAAATCTATCAAGATATCCAAAGCCGAGAGCTAGTGCAGCTGATTCTACCTTTGATGTGCCACTGAGAGATGATGATAGCCTCACCAGTTGCCCGCCATTTTCAGTTCCAAACTACATGACTCCAACAGTGTCAGCTAAAGCCAAAGTGAGAGCTAACAGCAACCCCAAGGAGAGGTATCCAGTGACTCCCAGTGCTGAATCAAAGAGGCGGCTTTCGTTCCCTTTGGGTCAAGGCATTGGGTCTTTCAAGTGGAACAAAGGCACCTTGTTCTCTAGCAAGGATTCCACCTCTCAGAGGGTGATAGAGAGGCACCAGTCTCTGCAATCTACTGGGAATTTGAGTGTGGATTCGACCGTTTCTTTGCCAGCTACAGTTGGGAGGAAGCCATTTAACCGATTTGTGTGA